A single region of the Arthrobacter sp. V1I7 genome encodes:
- a CDS encoding DNA polymerase III subunit gamma and tau — protein sequence MTVTTALYRRYRPDSFADVIGQEHVTEPLMTALRKNRVNHAYLFSGPRGCGKTTSARILARCLNCAEGPTDTPCGKCASCVELARGGSGSLDVIEIDAASHGGVDDARDLRERATYAPVRDRYKIFIIDEAHMVTSAGFNALLKIVEEPPEHIKFIFATTEPDKVIGTIRSRTHHYPFRLVPPEPLMAYLELLCKQENVPVAPGVLSLVIRAGAGSVRDSLSVLDQLMAGAGPAGLDYELAVALLGYTHASLLDDVVEAVAASDAATVFRAVDRVIQTGHDPRRFVEDLLERFRDLIIVQAMPESAQSILRGMPADQIARMQNQAHNLGAAELSRAADVTNTALTDMTGATSPRLHLELLCARILLPSSEQSERGIAARIDRVERRLNYAGNDVGAPATAPTPAAAPVAVAAAPAAPVLAVAAAAPAPVAPAPVPVQAPVNAEAAAPTSPAPTQRDAGPAREQLTAPRVSTSDWPVDEAGAPTRTAPNPAVASPAPAQLAPSSPARPAPQQPQQPQQPQQENDRQMVAMATPAAPPAGGTGADVEVLRRAWPEILQTLTKIKRSTWALVEPNAQVGQFEGQVLTLAFTTSGLAGAFGRADHADNLRQAIHKTIGIDCQIHAVAAGSNSSASSEPNPKAPASPDVPTTSADAAWGLVPDSRQAASQPAPSAEPSPAPLAAEPSIVPVESHTLAPAASRAVHPPSSQRPDPMADAAPQVPRDAVAAAGPEAEPETLRTADPSGSYAYPDDDWGPPRDEDAPPIDEEPPMDWDPTVSSTPVAAPSAVASAPSAVRRKAAPAVAPDAAPSASVDVTPTPGSGDDPWARAVEQSPGVWTIGAESNVGGNARSADELPPQPAHQPEPEPEPKPKPPHYAPAAAQIPEYAAAASAGSDSAADSWGVPQPVPVGAALADRASIAAADIAPMTAPSTPVAAPQPARVAGPDPAMPAAQDTAGRQSLYQRLSNSPEAEAGRAKAPARAAAATSYVQDVPSADDETIEESGVFGRAAVERILGGKLVEERSLDGSPLAARL from the coding sequence GTGACTGTTACTACCGCGCTTTACCGTAGATACCGCCCCGATTCGTTCGCGGACGTTATCGGGCAGGAACACGTTACCGAGCCGCTGATGACGGCCCTGCGGAAGAACCGCGTCAACCACGCCTACCTCTTTTCCGGCCCGCGCGGCTGCGGAAAAACCACCTCCGCCCGGATCCTGGCCCGCTGCCTGAACTGCGCCGAGGGCCCCACGGACACCCCCTGCGGCAAGTGCGCCAGCTGCGTCGAGCTCGCCCGCGGAGGCTCCGGCTCCCTGGACGTCATCGAGATCGACGCCGCCAGCCACGGAGGCGTCGACGACGCCCGCGACCTGCGTGAGCGGGCCACCTACGCGCCCGTCCGCGACCGCTACAAGATCTTCATTATCGACGAAGCCCACATGGTCACCTCCGCCGGCTTCAACGCCCTGCTGAAGATCGTGGAAGAGCCGCCGGAACACATCAAATTCATCTTTGCCACGACGGAGCCGGACAAGGTCATTGGCACCATCCGTTCCCGCACCCACCACTACCCCTTCCGGCTAGTGCCGCCGGAGCCCCTCATGGCGTACCTCGAACTGCTCTGCAAGCAGGAGAACGTTCCGGTGGCTCCCGGCGTGCTGTCGCTCGTGATTCGCGCCGGTGCCGGCTCGGTCCGCGACTCGCTCTCGGTGCTGGACCAGCTCATGGCGGGTGCCGGTCCGGCCGGACTCGACTATGAACTGGCCGTTGCCCTCCTTGGCTACACGCACGCATCGCTGCTGGACGACGTGGTCGAGGCCGTGGCCGCATCCGACGCCGCCACCGTGTTCCGCGCGGTGGACCGGGTCATCCAGACCGGGCATGATCCCCGCCGCTTCGTGGAGGACCTGCTCGAGCGCTTCCGTGACCTCATCATCGTGCAGGCCATGCCCGAAAGCGCCCAGTCGATCCTGCGAGGCATGCCGGCGGACCAGATCGCGCGGATGCAGAACCAGGCGCACAACCTCGGGGCCGCAGAACTCTCCCGCGCTGCCGACGTCACCAACACCGCGCTGACTGACATGACCGGGGCCACGTCTCCGCGGCTGCACCTCGAACTGCTGTGTGCCCGGATCCTGCTGCCCTCCTCGGAGCAGAGCGAACGCGGCATCGCCGCCCGGATCGACCGGGTCGAGCGCCGGCTGAACTACGCCGGAAACGACGTCGGAGCTCCCGCCACTGCCCCTACGCCGGCCGCTGCCCCTGTCGCGGTCGCCGCAGCCCCTGCGGCCCCGGTCCTTGCTGTTGCTGCCGCCGCCCCTGCGCCTGTGGCCCCGGCTCCGGTTCCGGTTCAGGCCCCGGTGAACGCGGAAGCCGCAGCACCAACTTCTCCCGCGCCGACGCAGCGCGACGCCGGACCGGCCCGGGAACAGCTCACCGCACCCCGGGTCAGCACTAGCGACTGGCCGGTCGATGAAGCCGGGGCACCGACCCGGACGGCACCGAACCCTGCCGTGGCCTCCCCCGCGCCCGCGCAGCTTGCCCCATCCAGCCCAGCGCGGCCGGCCCCGCAGCAGCCGCAACAGCCGCAACAGCCGCAACAGGAAAACGACCGACAGATGGTCGCGATGGCCACCCCCGCAGCACCGCCCGCTGGCGGAACCGGTGCCGACGTCGAGGTCCTCCGCCGAGCCTGGCCTGAGATCCTGCAGACACTGACCAAGATTAAGCGCAGTACCTGGGCGCTGGTGGAACCCAACGCCCAGGTCGGCCAGTTCGAAGGCCAGGTCCTGACTCTTGCCTTCACCACTTCCGGGCTGGCGGGCGCCTTCGGCCGTGCCGACCACGCCGACAACCTGCGCCAGGCAATCCACAAGACCATCGGAATCGACTGCCAGATTCACGCCGTCGCGGCAGGCAGCAACAGCTCAGCGAGCTCTGAGCCAAACCCAAAAGCACCCGCTAGCCCGGACGTCCCGACGACGTCCGCTGATGCGGCCTGGGGGCTGGTTCCGGACTCCCGGCAGGCCGCATCGCAACCTGCCCCTTCGGCGGAGCCCAGCCCTGCCCCCTTAGCGGCGGAGCCGAGCATTGTCCCCGTGGAATCGCACACCCTGGCGCCCGCGGCATCACGCGCAGTGCACCCACCCTCTTCCCAACGACCGGATCCAATGGCCGACGCCGCCCCGCAGGTCCCGCGCGACGCCGTAGCCGCCGCTGGGCCCGAAGCCGAGCCCGAAACGCTCCGCACGGCTGATCCCTCTGGCTCCTACGCCTACCCCGACGATGACTGGGGCCCGCCCCGGGACGAAGACGCGCCGCCGATCGACGAGGAACCGCCCATGGATTGGGACCCCACAGTTTCCTCGACACCCGTAGCGGCACCGTCAGCAGTCGCATCGGCCCCGAGCGCAGTCCGCAGGAAGGCCGCTCCGGCAGTTGCCCCCGACGCCGCTCCCTCCGCGTCGGTGGATGTAACGCCCACACCGGGCAGCGGTGATGACCCATGGGCACGCGCCGTTGAGCAGTCCCCCGGCGTTTGGACCATAGGCGCGGAGTCCAATGTGGGCGGCAACGCCCGGTCGGCGGATGAACTGCCGCCCCAGCCCGCGCACCAGCCGGAACCGGAACCGGAACCGAAACCGAAACCGCCCCACTATGCACCTGCAGCAGCTCAGATTCCAGAATATGCTGCCGCTGCTTCCGCTGGATCTGACAGTGCCGCGGACAGTTGGGGGGTGCCGCAGCCGGTGCCAGTTGGTGCCGCCCTCGCCGACCGAGCCTCGATCGCCGCCGCAGATATTGCCCCGATGACCGCACCGTCGACGCCCGTAGCCGCGCCGCAGCCGGCACGCGTCGCCGGTCCCGATCCCGCAATGCCTGCAGCTCAAGACACCGCCGGCCGGCAGAGCCTCTACCAGCGGCTGTCCAACAGCCCGGAAGCGGAGGCTGGACGGGCCAAGGCACCAGCCCGTGCCGCGGCAGCCACCAGCTATGTGCAGGACGTCCCCAGCGCGGACGACGAGACCATCGAGGAATCGGGCGTCTTCGGCCGCGCCGCCGTCGAGCGTATTCTGGGCGGGAAGCTGGTGGAGGAGCGGTCTTTGGACGGCAGTCCACTCGCCGCGCGCCTCTAG
- a CDS encoding MarR family winged helix-turn-helix transcriptional regulator — protein sequence MTEVSKMNPSVQDAADDDLLLEQQLCFALTVASRSVVGAYKPVLDKLGLTHPQYLVMLSLWESSPRSVRNISEVLAQEPATISPLLRRLEAAGFITRERMAGNERALAVGLTPRGAALRQQATEVPTTMMTRLGLTREQVGQLHASMMDLIAATRAAAEDRPRR from the coding sequence ATGACCGAGGTCTCGAAAATGAACCCGAGCGTTCAAGATGCAGCTGACGACGATCTCCTGCTGGAGCAGCAACTCTGCTTCGCTCTGACCGTAGCGTCGCGCAGTGTGGTGGGCGCCTATAAGCCCGTGCTCGACAAGCTTGGCCTGACGCACCCGCAATACCTCGTCATGCTGAGCCTGTGGGAGTCCAGCCCGCGTTCCGTCCGAAATATCAGCGAAGTCCTGGCCCAGGAGCCAGCCACCATTTCGCCGCTGCTGCGCCGCCTGGAAGCCGCGGGCTTCATCACGCGGGAGCGCATGGCAGGGAATGAACGCGCCCTGGCGGTCGGACTGACGCCCCGCGGAGCCGCCCTGCGGCAGCAGGCCACCGAGGTCCCGACCACGATGATGACCCGGCTGGGCCTCACCCGGGAGCAGGTCGGCCAACTCCACGCCTCCATGATGGACCTGATTGCCGCCACCCGCGCCGCTGCCGAAGATAGGCCGCGGCGGTAG
- a CDS encoding serine protease inhibitor, with amino-acid sequence MTEPHEVPGRLDVDLTIRLTESPGAPQYTFRLEAREGTPGPGSTLPDPAAALEAVQRFGEDIFFPKPGPPKMCTQQYGGPQVAVVTGWFLARKVHSEFSRTDGCEIARWRAMAPLLGGVAGSTGAI; translated from the coding sequence TTGACCGAACCACATGAGGTACCCGGCCGGCTCGACGTCGACCTGACCATCCGGCTCACCGAGTCACCGGGCGCTCCGCAGTACACCTTCCGGCTGGAGGCCCGTGAAGGCACTCCAGGCCCCGGATCCACGCTACCGGATCCGGCCGCAGCCCTTGAGGCCGTGCAGCGCTTCGGCGAGGACATCTTCTTTCCCAAGCCCGGTCCGCCGAAGATGTGCACGCAGCAGTACGGCGGCCCCCAGGTGGCCGTGGTGACGGGTTGGTTCTTGGCGCGCAAGGTGCACAGCGAATTCAGCCGCACGGATGGTTGCGAGATCGCACGCTGGCGGGCCATGGCCCCGCTGCTCGGCGGTGTTGCCGGTTCCACCGGCGCTATTTAG
- the recR gene encoding recombination mediator RecR produces the protein MYEGAVQELIDELGRLPGVGPKSAQRLAFHILEADPQDMKRLVDAITMVKERVKFCTVCGNVTEQELCNICRDPRRDPSVICVVEESKDVLAVERTRSFRGRYHVLGGAINPIAGVGPEQLRIRELLTRLNDGAIQEIIIATDPNLEGEATATYLARMLKSIGIAVTRLASGLPVGGDLEYADEVTLGRAFEGRRNALS, from the coding sequence GTGTACGAAGGTGCAGTTCAAGAGCTGATCGACGAGCTCGGACGCCTTCCGGGGGTCGGGCCCAAGTCCGCGCAACGGCTGGCTTTCCACATCCTGGAGGCCGACCCGCAGGACATGAAGCGGCTGGTTGACGCGATCACGATGGTCAAGGAACGGGTCAAGTTCTGTACCGTCTGCGGAAACGTCACCGAACAGGAACTCTGCAATATCTGCCGCGACCCGCGCCGCGACCCTTCGGTCATCTGCGTCGTCGAAGAATCCAAAGATGTGCTCGCGGTGGAGCGGACCCGTTCGTTTCGTGGCAGGTATCACGTGCTCGGCGGCGCGATCAATCCTATTGCAGGCGTCGGCCCCGAACAGCTCCGGATCCGTGAACTCCTTACCCGGCTCAACGACGGCGCCATCCAGGAAATCATCATCGCGACCGACCCCAACCTCGAAGGAGAGGCCACGGCAACGTATCTCGCCCGGATGCTCAAGTCGATCGGCATCGCGGTCACGCGGCTCGCCTCCGGGCTGCCGGTCGGCGGGGACCTCGAATATGCCGATGAAGTCACACTTGGCCGCGCTTTTGAAGGCCGCCGCAACGCGCTGAGCTGA
- a CDS encoding M23 family metallopeptidase, giving the protein MPRQHTGSARMIAFWGFIDPAGCVRIGAGGRRDWGLAGIYRGSHIVGMPWGNGRADRPGGQWSKFAWTLAVCVVSSLTFLAFWFYGPQLKPLDGALPGQGAADPATAATAGGQGSSPGMFTADVHALVSFSRAGVRTTSKDGTHEMNVASLGMARPPLGSLMAPLETLIPTSQFGLRRNPLSGSAGEFHWGQDYGSPCGTRVYAADGGAVRAVGWHPWGGGNRVEVDHQNGLITTYNHLQATAVNKGESVQVGEVIARVGTTGSSTGCHLHFETIRNGAHTNPSQWTLLPIKQRDQLGNIAMTSYLPGTNAPKGAPTWAIPLRQDNSHSVTGGSAEAEVKPPAEPRVYDPPQVVPPPPVVPPVDPQPPVDRCVVVPPAVPPEGCPVDPQPPVDRCVVVPPAVPPEGCPVDPQPPVDRCVVVPPAVPPEGCPVDPQPPVDRCVVVPPAVPPEGCPVDPQPPVDRCVVVPPAVPPEGCPVDPQPPVDRCVVVPPAVPPEGCPVDPQPPVDRCVVVPPAVPPEGCPVDPQPPVDRCVVVPPAVPPEGCPVDPPPQPVDPPVDAPVQGEPVAPLPPVQEVPILPPPPPAEQPQKIGPQEAPESVH; this is encoded by the coding sequence ATGCCCCGACAGCACACGGGCAGCGCCCGAATGATCGCATTCTGGGGATTCATAGACCCTGCCGGCTGTGTTCGCATTGGAGCGGGAGGCCGTCGAGATTGGGGTCTGGCGGGCATATATCGCGGGAGTCACATCGTGGGAATGCCATGGGGAAACGGACGTGCAGACCGGCCTGGCGGACAGTGGTCAAAGTTTGCGTGGACCCTCGCCGTGTGCGTGGTGTCGTCGTTGACCTTTTTGGCGTTTTGGTTTTACGGCCCGCAACTTAAACCACTCGATGGCGCGTTGCCCGGACAGGGGGCGGCCGATCCTGCCACGGCGGCTACGGCGGGAGGCCAAGGATCGTCCCCCGGGATGTTCACTGCAGATGTGCATGCGCTGGTGTCCTTCAGCCGTGCTGGCGTCAGGACGACCTCCAAGGACGGCACGCACGAAATGAATGTTGCGTCGCTTGGTATGGCGCGTCCGCCGTTGGGGTCTCTCATGGCGCCGCTCGAGACGCTGATCCCGACGTCGCAATTCGGTCTCCGCAGAAACCCACTCAGTGGTTCCGCAGGCGAGTTCCACTGGGGCCAGGACTACGGATCACCGTGCGGCACAAGGGTTTACGCGGCCGACGGCGGTGCGGTCAGGGCCGTTGGGTGGCACCCTTGGGGGGGTGGGAACCGGGTGGAAGTCGACCATCAGAACGGGCTCATCACGACCTACAACCACCTGCAGGCGACTGCCGTGAATAAGGGTGAGTCCGTCCAGGTGGGCGAGGTTATCGCGAGGGTGGGCACGACCGGCTCATCCACTGGTTGTCACCTCCATTTCGAGACCATCCGGAATGGTGCCCACACCAATCCGAGCCAGTGGACGCTGCTGCCCATCAAGCAGCGCGATCAACTCGGAAATATTGCGATGACCAGCTACCTTCCTGGCACGAATGCCCCCAAGGGTGCGCCCACGTGGGCCATCCCGCTGCGGCAAGACAACTCCCATTCCGTCACCGGGGGGAGCGCCGAGGCTGAGGTTAAGCCTCCGGCCGAGCCACGCGTTTATGACCCGCCGCAAGTGGTGCCGCCCCCGCCGGTCGTGCCGCCGGTTGATCCGCAACCTCCAGTGGATAGGTGTGTGGTTGTGCCGCCGGCTGTACCGCCGGAGGGGTGCCCGGTTGATCCGCAACCTCCAGTGGATAGGTGTGTGGTTGTGCCGCCGGCTGTGCCGCCGGAGGGGTGCCCGGTTGATCCGCAACCTCCGGTGGATAGGTGTGTGGTTGTGCCGCCGGCTGTGCCGCCGGAGGGGTGCCCGGTTGATCCGCAACCTCCGGTGGATAGGTGTGTGGTTGTGCCGCCGGCTGTGCCGCCGGAGGGGTGCCCGGTTGATCCGCAACCTCCGGTGGATAGGTGTGTGGTTGTGCCGCCGGCTGTGCCGCCGGAGGGGTGCCCGGTTGATCCGCAACCTCCGGTGGATAGGTGTGTGGTTGTGCCGCCGGCTGTGCCGCCGGAGGGGTGCCCGGTTGATCCGCAACCTCCGGTGGATAGGTGTGTGGTTGTGCCGCCGGCTGTGCCGCCGGAGGGGTGCCCGGTTGATCCGCAACCTCCGGTGGATAGGTGTGTGGTTGTGCCGCCGGCTGTGCCGCCGGAGGGGTGCCCGGTTGATCCGCCGCCGCAGCCAGTGGACCCGCCGGTGGACGCGCCGGTGCAGGGAGAACCGGTTGCGCCGCTCCCGCCCGTGCAGGAAGTGCCGATTCTGCCGCCGCCCCCGCCGGCAGAACAGCCGCAGAAGATCGGACCGCAGGAGGCTCCGGAATCAGTTCACTAG
- a CDS encoding aspartate kinase, protein MSLPTTEVQPGPQPQELPVSAAVTKHLVVKKFGGSSVADAEGIKRVARRVVDAQNAGDEVVVVVSAMGDTTDELLDLAAQVTDSAPAREMDMLLSAGERISMALLAMAINKFGASAQSFTGSQAGMITDGIHGKARIIDVDPHRIRTALDKGHIAIVAGFQGMSRATNEITTLGRGGSDTTAVALAAALEADVCEIFTDVDGIYTADPRVVPSARKIDRISSEEMLELAASGAKILHLRCVEYARRFGVPLHVRSSFSQNEGTWVLPSADDKITTQEGVALEQPIISGVAHDRSEAKVTVVGVPDIPGKAAAIFQVIADAHSNIDMIVQNVSTHGTGRTDISFTLPIIEGADALAALRAAEAEIGFESIEYNEKIGKLSLIGAGMRSHPGVSARFFAALSAAGININMISTSEIRISVVTHADLLDDAVRAIHKAFDLDSEDEATVYGGTGR, encoded by the coding sequence ATGAGTTTGCCCACTACCGAAGTCCAGCCCGGACCGCAGCCGCAGGAGCTGCCCGTCTCTGCCGCCGTCACCAAGCACCTTGTGGTGAAGAAGTTCGGCGGTTCCTCGGTGGCGGACGCGGAAGGCATCAAGCGCGTCGCCAGGCGCGTAGTGGACGCACAGAATGCCGGCGACGAAGTCGTTGTTGTGGTCTCGGCTATGGGCGACACCACCGACGAACTCCTCGACCTCGCCGCCCAGGTCACCGACTCCGCGCCCGCCCGCGAAATGGACATGCTCCTCTCCGCCGGCGAACGCATCTCGATGGCCCTGCTGGCGATGGCGATCAATAAGTTCGGTGCCTCCGCCCAGTCCTTCACCGGCTCGCAGGCTGGCATGATCACTGACGGCATCCACGGCAAGGCGCGGATCATCGACGTCGACCCGCACCGCATCCGCACGGCCCTCGACAAGGGCCACATCGCGATCGTGGCCGGATTCCAGGGCATGAGTCGAGCCACCAACGAAATCACCACGCTGGGCCGCGGCGGTTCGGACACGACGGCAGTGGCACTGGCAGCCGCACTCGAGGCCGACGTCTGTGAGATCTTCACAGACGTCGACGGCATCTACACCGCCGATCCGCGCGTGGTTCCGTCCGCTCGGAAGATCGACAGGATCTCCAGCGAGGAAATGCTGGAGCTGGCAGCCTCCGGAGCCAAGATTCTCCACCTGCGCTGCGTCGAATACGCCCGGCGCTTCGGCGTGCCACTGCACGTCCGTTCCTCATTCAGCCAGAACGAAGGCACCTGGGTCCTGCCCAGCGCCGACGACAAGATCACGACCCAAGAGGGAGTTGCCTTGGAGCAGCCAATCATTTCCGGCGTTGCCCACGACCGTTCCGAAGCCAAGGTCACGGTCGTCGGAGTTCCGGATATCCCTGGCAAGGCTGCGGCCATCTTCCAGGTCATCGCCGATGCGCACTCCAACATCGACATGATCGTCCAGAACGTCTCGACGCACGGCACCGGCCGGACTGACATCTCCTTCACGTTGCCGATCATCGAGGGCGCCGACGCCCTGGCCGCCCTGCGCGCCGCCGAAGCCGAAATCGGCTTCGAGAGCATCGAATACAACGAGAAGATCGGCAAGCTGTCCCTGATCGGCGCCGGCATGCGCTCCCACCCGGGCGTTTCGGCGCGCTTCTTCGCGGCGCTCTCGGCGGCCGGGATCAACATCAACATGATCTCCACCTCGGAGATCCGCATCTCGGTTGTCACCCACGCCGATCTGCTGGACGACGCCGTTCGCGCCATCCACAAAGCGTTCGACCTGGACAGTGAGGACGAGGCGACCGTCTATGGCGGCACCGGCCGCTGA
- a CDS encoding 3-methyladenine DNA glycosylase, giving the protein MPPRTSWVRVQGLSKLVHLPREDWLPRQAAHQQRVRRYSDPYLSRRSAGRKHPVEDFLFTYYTQKPGQLLRWHPGTGVVLSGPEAAERTGWKYYRAADDGELAAAGLPAGTAAVTVDVESFLRDRRDALEFAAIILAGTVARPAQFGCFGLHEWAMVYRQDKFELRHEYLQLRLGPEHTDQVVEQNRIRCSHFDAFRFYTPDAVPLNSLEPSRENQRTMEQPGCLHANMDLYKWAYKLAPLLPSELVMDCFELSWRIRAMDMQASPYDLGEWGYPAIRIETPEGKAEYVEQQRSFAAESQELRKRLLQELAPTLRTVTAISAPQTSPEGPR; this is encoded by the coding sequence ATGCCGCCAAGGACGTCCTGGGTTCGAGTGCAGGGGCTGTCTAAGCTGGTGCACCTCCCGCGGGAAGACTGGTTGCCGCGCCAGGCAGCCCACCAGCAGCGTGTCCGGCGCTACTCCGACCCCTACTTGTCCCGGCGGTCCGCCGGCCGGAAGCACCCGGTCGAGGACTTCCTCTTCACTTACTACACCCAAAAACCAGGGCAACTGCTGCGCTGGCATCCCGGCACCGGCGTCGTGCTCTCCGGCCCCGAGGCGGCAGAGCGCACCGGCTGGAAGTACTACCGCGCCGCCGACGACGGCGAACTCGCCGCCGCCGGCCTCCCGGCGGGCACCGCCGCCGTGACGGTCGACGTCGAATCCTTCCTCCGGGACCGCCGGGACGCGCTCGAGTTCGCGGCCATCATCTTGGCCGGCACGGTAGCGAGACCTGCACAGTTCGGTTGTTTCGGGCTGCACGAATGGGCCATGGTCTACCGTCAGGACAAGTTCGAGCTGCGGCACGAATATCTGCAGCTAAGGCTCGGCCCGGAGCACACCGACCAGGTCGTGGAGCAGAACCGGATCCGCTGCAGTCACTTCGACGCCTTCCGCTTCTACACTCCGGACGCCGTGCCGCTGAACAGCCTCGAGCCGAGCCGCGAGAACCAGCGGACCATGGAGCAACCCGGCTGTCTGCACGCGAACATGGATCTCTATAAATGGGCTTACAAGCTCGCCCCCCTGCTTCCCAGCGAACTGGTGATGGACTGCTTCGAGTTGTCCTGGCGGATCCGGGCGATGGACATGCAGGCGTCCCCCTACGATCTGGGCGAATGGGGCTATCCGGCCATTCGAATCGAAACACCCGAGGGCAAGGCCGAGTACGTGGAACAGCAGCGGTCCTTCGCCGCCGAATCGCAGGAGCTGCGGAAGCGGCTGCTGCAGGAGCTCGCCCCGACGCTCCGGACAGTGACCGCCATCAGTGCGCCCCAGACCAGTCCGGAAGGACCGCGTTGA
- a CDS encoding SSI family serine proteinase inhibitor has translation MYKQVSRAALVLMAVAGLAACNPGSTPSPSPSPPTSASPSAPPGTPSPDTETTEPAPSPSAAPLTAGPGQGNAELAIMVKPSETGTPANFTLVCQNGTPAAESQHPNAGAACTALKGNVAILSPATRAADQICTQQYGGPQQATVSGVVDGQPVEANFSLRDGCEIAAWNAAKDVLGSSAGAV, from the coding sequence ATGTACAAGCAAGTGAGCCGCGCCGCGCTGGTCCTTATGGCGGTGGCAGGACTTGCCGCCTGCAATCCCGGGTCCACGCCTTCCCCTTCCCCCTCCCCCCCGACAAGCGCCAGCCCCTCCGCGCCCCCGGGCACCCCGTCCCCGGACACCGAGACGACGGAGCCGGCGCCTTCGCCGTCGGCGGCGCCGCTGACTGCCGGCCCGGGACAGGGCAACGCTGAACTCGCCATCATGGTCAAACCCTCCGAAACCGGCACGCCTGCCAACTTCACGCTCGTCTGCCAGAACGGGACCCCTGCCGCCGAAAGCCAGCACCCCAATGCCGGCGCGGCCTGCACTGCCCTCAAGGGCAACGTCGCGATCCTTAGCCCCGCCACCAGGGCTGCGGACCAGATCTGCACGCAACAGTATGGCGGTCCGCAGCAGGCAACCGTTTCCGGCGTCGTCGACGGCCAGCCCGTCGAAGCGAACTTCAGCCTGCGCGACGGCTGCGAGATTGCCGCCTGGAATGCCGCCAAGGACGTCCTGGGTTCGAGTGCAGGGGCTGTCTAA
- a CDS encoding M23 family metallopeptidase — MVETSSELGGPGELNVASASLQRPAPGWLLAPLESLRESSSYGLRTSPLTGHSGEFHWGQDYAAACGTRVYSADAGVVRAVGWHPWGGGNRVEIDHGNGLITTYNHLEAIAVKKGDSVRVGEVIARVGTTGSSTGCHLHFETILNGAHADPHRWNLLPTTQVDPLGAFEMISFEPEANKSSNASIGWAIPVRDDRAHEVAGGVQETPVAVAPPSSPLIPSLPGLTLTPDSPTPDAPTTGTPKPDAPTTGTPKPDAPTTGTPKPDAPTTGTPKPDAPTTGTPKPDAPTTGTPKPDAPTTGTPKPDAPTTGTPKPDAPTTGTPKPDAPTTGTPKPDAPTTGTPKPDAPTTGTPKPDAPTTGTPTPSTATSSAPAPTKPPAPSQPSATATQSAAPPATTAAPPVRTTAPAPATSKVATVSPSTPAAPSAPAAPVAPKTPVPTATPVAPTSSVAQPKKSPAAPTNPASPTTRTATPSAAATEAAATRTARG; from the coding sequence ATGGTTGAGACGAGCTCGGAGCTCGGCGGACCGGGGGAGCTGAACGTTGCATCGGCCAGCCTGCAGCGTCCAGCGCCGGGCTGGCTCCTGGCGCCGCTGGAATCGCTTCGGGAGTCGTCGTCCTACGGTCTGCGCACGAGCCCGCTTACCGGTCACTCCGGTGAATTCCACTGGGGCCAGGACTACGCTGCTGCCTGCGGAACCAGGGTCTACTCCGCCGACGCGGGCGTGGTGCGGGCAGTCGGCTGGCACCCATGGGGCGGTGGAAACCGGGTGGAAATTGACCATGGCAACGGGCTCATCACCACCTACAACCACCTCGAAGCCATAGCCGTGAAGAAGGGCGACTCGGTCCGGGTGGGCGAGGTCATTGCGAGGGTCGGGACCACAGGGTCCTCCACCGGATGCCATCTGCACTTCGAGACAATTCTGAATGGAGCCCATGCCGACCCGCACCGCTGGAACCTGCTCCCCACCACGCAGGTGGACCCCCTTGGCGCCTTCGAGATGATCAGCTTCGAGCCGGAGGCCAACAAATCTTCGAACGCCAGCATCGGGTGGGCCATCCCGGTCCGGGATGACCGGGCCCATGAAGTCGCTGGCGGTGTACAGGAAACACCGGTTGCTGTGGCACCTCCGAGCTCGCCGCTGATACCCTCCCTGCCGGGTCTGACGCTCACGCCGGACAGCCCCACGCCGGACGCCCCGACAACGGGGACGCCGAAGCCGGACGCCCCGACAACGGGGACGCCGAAGCCGGACGCCCCGACAACGGGGACGCCGAAGCCGGACGCCCCGACAACGGGGACGCCGAAGCCGGACGCCCCGACAACGGGGACGCCGAAGCCGGACGCCCCGACAACGGGGACGCCGAAGCCGGACGCCCCGACAACGGGGACGCCGAAGCCGGACGCCCCGACAACGGGGACGCCGAAGCCGGACGCCCCGACGACCGGGACGCCGAAGCCGGACGCCCCGACAACGGGGACGCCGAAGCCGGACGCCCCGACAACGGGGACGCCGAAGCCGGACGCCCCGACAACGGGGACGCCGAAGCCGGACGCCCCGACAACGGGGACGCCGACGCCGTCGACTGCGACCTCGTCCGCGCCCGCCCCCACCAAGCCCCCGGCCCCGTCTCAGCCGAGCGCAACAGCAACTCAAAGCGCGGCCCCGCCGGCAACAACGGCTGCCCCGCCCGTTCGGACGACCGCTCCGGCCCCGGCGACCAGCAAGGTGGCCACCGTGTCCCCCAGTACACCTGCTGCGCCGAGTGCACCCGCGGCCCCTGTGGCGCCCAAGACCCCGGTCCCGACGGCCACCCCCGTGGCTCCCACCAGCAGCGTGGCTCAGCCGAAGAAGTCGCCGGCGGCGCCAACCAATCCAGCGTCGCCCACGACCCGAACCGCAACGCCGTCGGCAGCCGCCACGGAGGCAGCCGCCACCCGGACGGCGAGGGGCTAA